Part of the Streptomyces antimycoticus genome, CCGGGCGAGCCCGAAGAGGGAGCCGAACTCCGGCCGGTGGTCCTGGACCTCGCTGTGCTGCACATTGAAGCGCACCGCGTTCGCGTCGCCCGGCTCGGCGTAGATGCCCGAGCCGAGCAGGGCGTTCCCGAGGAAGGGGCCCTCGTACCAGGTCTGCGGCAGCTTCTGCCACACCATGTCGGCGTCGGCGAGGACCGTGGCCCAGGGGTCCCCCGCGGGCTGGGCGGTCACGGCCGCGGCGGGGGCCTGCGGCTCGGCGGCGTGCGCGGTGGCCGGGCGGGCGAGTCCGGCGGCGGCACCGGCGGCCACGGCGGTGCCGACGACTGTCCTTCGGGTGGGTGCGGATGACATGACGCTCCAGGGGATGTGAACCGGGTGCGGACGATCTTCTGCGGGGGCAGCAGCGGGCGGTCACGTACATGCCTGAGGTTCCACGATCTGAACCCCCTGGGCATGATGCAGCTCCCGTGGCAGAACCGGAACCCCTTGTGCGCCATAAACATCGGATGGACGGCGCGCAGTCATGGGGGAAATGGCGCCCGCATGGCGCCAGACACAGTAAGACCTCGGACCTCCCGGCCCTGAAGTGAGCGGGTTACGCGCTCGCTTCCTGCCCCCGGACGATCAGCCCGACGCCGTGCCGGAAGCGGTGCTCGAAGTCGCCGAAGTGTCCGACGACCGCGGCCAGGGCGGGGAAGCGCTCGGCGGTGGCCGCCCGCAGCAGCGGCTCCATGCCGCCGATGCCCTGGGCGGCCTGTTCCTCCTGGGTCAGGCCGAGCGTGAAGTAGACCAGCGACCAGGTCCGCCAGCCGGCTTCGGCGGGGCTGTGGCCGCCGCTGAGGAACGCGCCGGTCAGGGCGTCCGCGAAGCGCAGGGTGTGCTCCTCGGCGACATACGTCCCGGCCACGACCCGTGCGCCGTCGCGGCGGGAGAGCAGCGCGGCGCGATAGCGGTGGGCCAGGGTGCACGCCCGGTCGTCCCAGGGATCCGGGAGCGGCGCGTCGGCGCATCCCTCGAGCATCGTGTCGGCCATCAGCTCCAGCAGCCGGGGCTTGCTGGAGGCGTGCCAGTAGACGGTGTTGAGCTGCACGCCCAGCCGCTCGGCCACCTTGCGCATCGTGAGCTTGTCCAGCCCCGCCTCGTCGAGCAGTTCCAGCGCCGCTGTCACCACGGCCGTGCGGTCCAGGCCCATGCCGCCGATCTCCTTCGCTTGCGTCTTGATCCGGGATCAAGTCTACTGGGGGCAGCTTCTTGATCCTGGATCAAGAGAGGGATCAAGGGGCGGATCGAGAGACAAGATCGATCGAGAGACAAGATCGAGAGACAAGGGAGACGGTGTGGTGAACGACGTCGTCGTGGTGGGGGCCGGACCCGTGGGGCTGCTGCTCGCCGCCGAACTACGGCTGGTGGGTGTGGACGTCACGGTGATCGAGCGCGCCGCCGCCCGCAGCCCGCACTCCAAGGCGCTGACCCTGCATCCACGCTCCCTGGAGGTGCTGGCGATGCGCGGTCTCGCCGGGCCGTTCGTCCGCGAGGGCGTTCCGGTGCCCACCGGGCACTACGGCGGGCTGCCGGTCCGGCTGGACTTCTCCGTACTGGACACCCGCTTCCCGTACACGCTGGTCCTGCCGCAACTCCGCACCGAGCAGCTGCTGGAGGAGCGGCTGCGGGAGCTGGGCGGGGAGATCCGCTGGGAGCACCGGGCGCTGCAGGTGCGCCAGGACGCGGACGGCGCCGAGGTGGACGTGGCGGGCCCCGACGGGACGTACACCCTGCGCGCGGCATGGGTGGTGGGCTGCGACGGGGCCGGAAGCACCGTACGGAGCTCCGCCGGTATCGACTTCCCCGGCACCCGCGCCACCACGACCGGCTTTCTCGGCGATGTGGTGCTCGACGCGCCGCCCTCGGCCCCCTCGGTCGACAATGAGCACGGGGCTTCCTGGTCGTCCCGCTGGCCGACGGACACCACCGCATCGCGGGCACCACCGGGGAGTCCCTCGCCATCCCCGCCGATCAGCCGCTCACCTTCGACGAGCTGCGCGGATATGTGCGCCAGGTCGCGGGCACGGACTTCGGGATGCGGGCGCCCCGCTGGCTGTCCCGGTTCGGCAACGCCTCCCGCCAGGCCGCCCGCTACCGCGACGGCCGCATCCTGCTCGCCGGGGACGCGGCGCATATGCATATGCCCATGGGGGGCCAGGGCCTGAACGTGGGGCTCCAGGACGCTTTCAACCTCGGGTGGAAGCTGGCCGCGGTGTGCCAGGGCCGCGCCCCCGAGGGGCTGCTGGACACCTACCACGCCGAGCGCCACCCCGTGGGGGCCGCGCTGCTGGAGAACACCCAGGCCCAGACCGTGCTCGGCGCCACGTACACCGCCGACGCGCGCGCCCTGCGCTCGGTGTTCGGCCGGCTCCTGGCCGCCCACCCGGCGGTGAACCGGCAGTTCGCCGGGGAACTCTCCGCGCTGGACGTGGCCTACCGCCCGGCCGCGGGGGAGGAGGCGGGGGCAGGGGGGCAGGGCGGGGGCGGCCACTCGCTGGCCGGTACCCGCGCCCCCGACCTCGGGTTGGACGGCGCGCCCGAGCCCAGCCTGTATCCGCTGCTGACCGACGGGCGCTTCGTACTGCTCCACCTCGGCCCGGGCGGCGACGCGGGGCACCTCGGCCCGGGCGGCGACGCGGGGCGTGGGACGGCCGACCGCCCGGGCGCCGCCGACGCGCGCACCGCCGCCGAGGCGATCGCCGGGAGTCCGGACCGGATACGGGCCGTGACCGCGCGCCCAACCACCACCCATGACGGCTGGGCGGGCCGGAGCACGGTGCTGGTGCGCCCGGACGGCCACGTGGCCTGGGACGCGGCGCTGTCCAGCACGTGAGACGAGTTCGGTGGGTCTCGTACATACCAGGTCACCACGGACGGCTCCGCGCGGCCACCGGGCGCGGAAGGGGGTCCCGGCGACGGCTCGTTGTCCAGTCCCTGAGAATCGACGCGCGGACCGTTCAGACGCTGGTTAATCTGACGACAGATCCGGTTCAGCCGACACGAGGGAGTGTGCGGTGACCCCCGAACAAACACAGAGCGACGACGCGCGCGCCGATAACAGCGGGCGGTTCGTGCAGGCCACGGAGGTGGGCAGTCTGGAAGTATGGGCGCGTTCCGCGCCGATCCGACTCGCCGGTTACGAGGACGACCTCGCCGAGCCCCACATTCTCCAGAGCGTGGACTGATGGGCCGGCGCATGCGCTGAGAGCGGGGGAGGGCACCGGCCCCCCGGCCGCGGCCGCTGGCAGCAAGCGGACATCGCGGCCGTCGGCCGACCTCCTCCCTCGCCTGATCGATCACCCTCTTGGCCCCGCTACCAACTGGTAGTTAAGTCGGCCGGCCCCCACGATTCGGTATCGGACTGGTGTGCTGTGCGATGGACATGGCAGGATGCGTCGCGCGGCATCGTCCGCCTTAACCATCCGTGAGGGTGTTCGAGCCCGGGAGCAGCCGTGAGGGGGCGCAGATGGCAGCGGGTGCCGACAGGTCACCGGACGCGGCCGACAGCCCGCTGGCGGACCGGCTCAACTACCTGTTCACCACCATGCACCCGCCGGGCGCGCCGTACACCAACGCCCACGTCGCCGAGGAGATCAGCGGCGGCGAGGAGTACGGCGGGGTGAGCGTGACCGAGCAGTATCTGTCGATGCTGCGCAACGGCAAGCGCACCAATCCCAGCCCGGATGTGCTGCGGGCGCTCGCCAAGTTCTTCGCCGTGCCGGTCGGTTATCTGCTGGGCGACCTGTCGCCTTCGCAGGCCGAGCGGGTCGAGGAGGAGGTACGGTTCCTTGTCGCGATGCGCGACAAGCGGGTCCGCAGCATCGCGCTGCGCTCCGTAGGCCTCCCGCCGGAGGTCCAGGACAGTCTCACCACGATCATCTCCCAGTTCCGGCAGCAGATGAACCTTCCGCCCGAGCCTCCCGGTGCGAACGGGGCCGCGGGAGCGGACGGTTCGGGTGGTCCGGATGGCGAGGCGACGAATGGCCGCCGATGACCCGGAACTGTTCTCCTCCTGGCGGCAGACCGGATACGAGGGTGGTACAGGCATGCGAGTGGGCCGGATACGGCGGCAGTGCAAGCAGCTCATCAAGGAGCTCGGGCTGCCCGCCTCGACCGACCTGCCCGGTCTGTGCGACCTCGTGGCCCGCCGCGTCGGACGCCCCGTCCACCTGGTGCCGATGAGCCTGGGCGGTGTGGTCTCGGGCATGACCGCCTCTACCGACGAGGACTACTGGATCTTCTACGAGCTCAGGACGTCCCCCTGGCACCAGATCCATATCGTGCTGCATGAGATCGGCCATCTCCTGCTCGGACACGAACAGGACCCGGCGGTCACCGAGGACGCGCTGCGGATGTGGACGCCGTCCGTCGATGTGACCACCGCGATGCGCCGGCTGGGGATGACTCCGGACTTCGCCCGCCACCACTGCTACGACAACCTCACCGAGCGCGAGACCGAGGTGCTGGGCACGCTGCTGATGGAGCATGTGGTGCCGACCTCGCCGGACCACGGGCTGCCGCTCCAGGGCCGGGCGGCCGAACTCGCCGCGGCGCTCGGCCCGGCGCTGCGCCACGTGCGCACCGACCGCGCCGACCACGCCCACGGGGCCGACCGCACGGGCGGCGCCGACGGTGGCGTACGCGGTGAACCGGGCGGTGACACCGGTGTTTGACCTCGTCTATCTCTGCTTCGGCGTCGCCGCTTGGACGATGGCCGGCTACAAGGCCCGGGCCTGGTTCCGCGACCGCGCCAACGCCGATCTCGGCCTGGCCTGTGTGATGACCGCGGCCGTGGCGAATGTCTTCCTGCTCTCCGCGCCCAGCGTCTACCGCTGGTTCGACGGCCTGGTGGGCGTCGCCAATCTCGCCATGGTCTTCCTCTACTCCTCCGTCGTGGTGTTCGCGACCGGCGCCCTGGTGCTGCTGCTGCGCTGGACGGGGTCGGCGGTGCGGCCCGTCGTGGTGGTCGCCGCCGTGGCCGTGGCATGGACCGTGGCCATCATCGGCTTCGCGGTCGGCCGCCCGGACGCGGTCGAGCACCCCCGCGACTTCAGCACCGCCTATGCGGATGCCCCAGGAGTGGTCCTCTTCCTGGTGCTGTATCTGGCCATTTTCGGAGCCGGTCTGGCAGGGCTCGGCATCCTCTGCCCGCGCTATGCGGCCAGCCTGCGCGGCTCATGGCTGGCCCGGGGGCTGCGGGTGCTGGCCGCCGGATGCTGGCTGGGACTGGCGTACTGCGCCTGCAAGCTGATCGGTTTCGTCTTCTCCTGGGCGGGCCGTGAGCTGTACTGGCTCTCCAACGGGGTCGCCCCGCTGACCGCATCGGTCGCGGCGCTTCTGGTGCTGGCCGGTTTCGCCATCCCCGCCGTGGGGCCCCGGGCGTCCGCATGGCGCCGCTTCCGGCGGTTGCGGCCGCTGTGGCGGGAGGTCACCGCGCAGGCCCCCGAGGTGTCCATGGGGCATTCCGGCTGGAGCGGCTGGTGGCCGTTCGCGGACCTCGAGTGGCGGGCCAACCGTCAGATGGCGGAGATCCGCGACGTCCAGCGCGGCGTACGGCGCCATGTGGAGGCCGGCGCCCTGGAGATCGCGCATGTCAAGGCCGGCGCGGCGCGACTCGACGATTGGCAACTTGCTGCCGTAGTGGAAGCAGCGGCGCTCAGACGCGGTTTGCTGAATCAAGCAGCGGGCCATGTGCCGGAGTCCGCGGCGGACAGCGTGGTGATGACGACAGGGGCCGAACTGGTGGAGGAGCACGAGCATCTGGCCCGCGTCGCCGACGCCTATCACCTGCCGATCGTGGACGAGGTGCTCGCGGAACTGAGGGAGGGGACCGCCGCACAGCGGCGGTGAACGGGGGGATCACAGACGAGGTGGCCCTGGACGGGGGTCGGGGCCGCCCGTGGCACAGGCGGCGCCGGGGGGATTCAGCCCCGGCGCCGCCTCCCGGCCACCACCACGCGCATCTGTGCGCATCGCCCGGACGGGCCGAAACGCCCCACCCGTTCCGGCCCGGAGGACGCCACCGCCTAGAGTCGGGATCCATGCAGAACACCGCGCACGCTGCCGGGACGGACGGTCCGGAGCTCGTTGACACCGCCCCGATGATCGAGGACCTCTACCCGGCCCTGGCCACGCTCCGCGAGGTCGGCCCGGTCCATCGGATCGCCGGCACCGACGGACGACCCGCCTGGCTGGTGACCCGTTACGAGGATGTGCGGCGGCTGCTCGCCGATCCGCGCCTGGCCCTGGACAAGCGCCACGCCGCCCCGGGCAACTACAGCGGCTTCTCCCTGCCGCCCGCCCTCGACGCCAATCTGCTCAACATGGACCCGCCGGACCACACCCGGGTGCGCCGGCTGGTGGTCAAGGCGTTCACCCCCGGCCGCGTGGAGCGGATGCGCGAACCGGTCCGGCGGATCGCCGACGAGCTGCTCGACGCCATCGCGTCCGACGGCCGCGCGGACCTGCTCACCGCCTACGCCGGACAGCTCCCCATCATCGTCGTCTGCGATCTGCTCGGCGTCCCGCAGCGCGACCGGCGCGACTTCCGGGCCTGGAGCGACGCCCTGATCACCCCCGATCCGGCCCGGCCGCGGGCGGCGAAGGAAGCGGTCGGCAGCATGCTCCGCTTCTACACCGAGCTGATCGCGAAGAAGCGCGCAGAGCCCGGGGACGATCTGCTCTCGGATCTGATCCGGGTCCGCGACGACGAGGCCGGGGACGGCGACGGCAGGCTCACCGAGGACGAACTGACCTCGCTCGCCTTCCTCATCCTCCTCGCGGGCTATGAGAACACCGTCCACCTCATCGCCAACTCGGTGCTCACCCTGCTCGACCACCCCACGGTTCTCCAGAAGCTGCGCGCGGATCCGGGCGGTCTCGCGGGCGCCTTCGACGAACTGGCGCGGTACGAGGGCCCCGCGTCGCTGGCGATCCGCCGCTTCCCGCTCGAGGAGATCGAGATCGGCGGTGTGACCATCCCCGCCGGGGAGACCGTGCTGCTCTCGCTGGCCTCGGCACACCGTGACCCGGCCCAGTTCAAGAATCCGGACGACTTCAATCCACATCTTGGCCGGTCCGGTCACCTTGCGCTCGGCCATGGCATCCACTACTGCCTCGGCGCGCCCCTGGCCCGGATGGAGATGGAAATCGCTCTGGCCGCGCTGCTTCGGCGTTTTCCGGGGCTGCGGCTGGACGTCCCGAGGGAGCAGCTCCGGTGGCGGCCGTCGATCCGCGCGCGTGGCCTGATCTCGCTGCCCGTCGCATGGTGAACCGGGGAAGCGAACACGTTTTTGATGCATAACCCCCCGCCGATGCGGTAAAAAGGTCTTCGAGCCCGCCCGGTGTGCATCCCCCGTCGCACCGGGCGGGCCTCTGTGTGCCCGAGGCAGTCCCATGTCCCAGCAGCCGTCCTGTCTCCGGGGCCGTCGTCGACCATGGACGCCCGTTCCGCACCCCGCGCCGGGCCCATATGCCTCACCCACCCCGGCCGGGGGCGGGCGCCACTGTGGAAATCCCTAGTGCTCACCTCTGAGATCACTAGAGAGTAAGCTCACAGCCTGAACCACTGCTCCAGCTTTAGCGGACCCCACTAGCCTCCTCCTATGACGGTCCTGCCCGACGGGCTTCCCCTAGCCGACGATTTCCCTGAAGTGACGCGAGACCAATGGCGCCACCTCGTCGAAGGCGTGCTGCGCAAAACCGGCACATCGGACGCCGTGGGCGCCGAGGCCGAAGAGGCCCTCGCGACCGCGCTCGAGGACGGCATCACCGTCCAACCCCTCTACACCGCCGAAGACGCCCCCCTGGACGCCGGATTCCCCGGCTTCGCGCCCTTCGTGCGCGGCGGCCGGGCCGAGGGCTCCGCCGTATCCGGCTGGGACGTACGCCAGCGCCACGCCCACCCCGATCCGGCGCGCACCAACCAGGCGATCCTCGCCGACCTGGAGAACGGCGCCGGCTCGGTCTGGCTCGCGGCCGGCGCGGCCGGAGTGCCCGTGGACGCCCTCCCCGAGGCGCTCAAGGGGGTCTACCTCGACCTCGCCCCCGTCGCCCTCGACGCGGGCGCCGACTTCGAGGACGCCGCCCGTGCCCTGCTGCGGCTCTACGCCGGCCGCGAGGTGCCGCCGGGCGCCGCGCTCGGCAACCTCGGCGCGGACCCGCTGGGGCTCGCCGCCCGTACCGGACGCGACGACGGCCTGGCCGGGCAGCTGGCCGCCGCGGCCGACCTCGCGGGGATCTGCCACCGCGACCACCCCGGGGTGACCGCCTTCGCCGTGGACGCCCTGCTGTACCACGAGGCGGGCGCCGGGGCGGCCCAGGAGCTCGGCTGCTCCCTCGCCGCCGCGGTGGCGTATCTGCGCACCCTCACCGAGGCCGGGCTGAGCGTCGAAGCCGCCTGCGCCCAGCTGGAGTTCCGCTACGCGGCCACCGCCGACCAGTTCCTCACCATCGCCAAGCTCCGGGCCGCCCGCCGCCTGTGGGCGCGTGTGGCGCAGGCGTGCGGCGCGCCCTCTGAGGCGCGCGCCCAGCGTCAGCACGCGGTGACCTCCCCGGTGATGATGACCCGGCGCGACCCCTGGGTGAACATGCTGCGCACCACCGTGGCCACCCTCGCCGCCGGCGTCGGCGGCGCGGACGCGGTCACCGTGCTGCCCTTCGACAGCGCGATCGGCCTCCCCGACGACTTCGCCCGCCGCATCGCCCGCAACACCTCCACGATCCTGCTGGAGGAGTCGCATCTGGCCCGGGTGATCGACCCGGCCGGCGGCTCCTGGTACGTCGAGAAGCTCACCGACGACGTCGCCCGCGCCGCCTGGGCCTGGTTCCAGGAGATCGAGCGCGCCGGCGGAATGGCCGCGGCCCTCGCCTCCGGGCTGGTCCGTGACCGGCTCGCCGAGACCTGGGCGCGCCGCGGCCGCGACCTCGCCCGCCGCAAGGAGCCGATCACCGGCGTCAGCGAGTTCCCGAACCTCGCCGAGCGGCCCGTCGAGCGCGAGCCCGTCCCGGAGCAGCCCAGTGGCGGACTGCCGAGGGTGCGCCGCGACGAGGCGTACGAGGCGCTGCGCACCCGCGCCGACGCCCAGCTCGCGGCCGAGGGCAGCCGGCCCAGGATCTTCCTGGCCGCGCTGGGCCCCGCCGCCGCGCACACCGCCCGCGCCTCCTTCGCCGCCAACCTCTTCCAGGCGGGCGGGATCGAGGCGGTTCACGAACCCGCCACCGTGACCGCGGAGACGGTCGCCGAGGCGTTCGCCGCCAGCGGCGCCCGCGTGGCCTGCCTGTGCTCCAGCGACAAGCTGTACGAGCAGGAGGCGGCCGCCGTGGCCGAGCGGCTGAAGGCGGCCGGGGCGACCCGGGTCTACCTGGCCGGACGGCCGGGCACACAACAGGATGAGTACGAACGGGCCGGAGTGGACGGATACGTCTTCGCGGGCTGCGACGCGGTCGAGGTGCTCTCCTCGGCTCTGAACACCATGGGGGTGGCGTGATGGCCGGCGCTCCGGTGGAGCCGGGCAAGATCCCGGACTTCTCGGCGGTCGATCTGGACGGACCGGCCGAAGGCCCGGTGCCCAGCTCCGGCGACTGGGCCGCCGCGCTGCAGAACAGCGTGGGCAAGGGCGTGGAGGACCTGGTGTGGGACACCCCCGAGGGCATCGGGGTCAAACCGCTCTACACCGCCGAGGACCTGCAAGGCGTCGACTTCCTGGGCACCTACCCCGGCGCCGCGCCCTATCTGCGCGGCCCGTACCCGACGATGTACGTCAACCAGCCCTGGACCATCCGGCAGTACGCGGGCTTCTCCACCGCCGAGGAGTCCAACGCCTTCTACCGCCGCAACCTCGCGGCCGGTCAGAAGGGCCTGTCGGTCGCCTTCGACCTGCCCACCCACCGGGGCTACGACAGCGACCACCCCCGGGTCACCGGTGACGTCGGCATGGCGGGCGTGGCCATCGACTCCATCTACGACATGCGGCAGCTCTTCGACGGCATCCCGCTGGACAAGATGAGCGTGTCGATGACGATGAACGGCGCGGTGCTGCCCGTGCTCGCGCTCTACATCGTGGCCGCCGAGGAACAGGGCGTACCGCCCGAGAAGCTGGCCGGGACCATTCAGAACGACATCCTCAAGGAGTTCATGGTCCGCAACACCTACATCTATCCGCCGCAGCCGTCGATGCGGATCATCTCCGACATCTTCTCCTTCACCTCGCAGCGGATGCCGCGCTACAACTCCATCTCCATCTCCGGCTACCACATCCAGGAGGCCGGAGCCACGGCCGATCTGGAGCTGGCGTACACCCTCGCCGACGGTGTGGAGTATCTGCGGGCCGGCCGGGACGCCGGGATGGACGTGGACGCCTTCGCGCCCCGGCTGTCGTTCTTCTGGGCGATCGGCATGAACTTCTTCATGGAGGTCGCCAAGCTGCGGGCGGCGCGGCTGCTGTGGGCCAAGCTGGTCAAGCAGTTCGACCCGAAGAACCCCAAGTCGCTGTCGCTGCGCACCCATTCGCAGACCTCCGGCTGGTCGCTGACCGCCCAGGACGTCTACAACAACGTGGCGCGCACCTGCGTGGAGGCCATGGCCGCCACCCAGGGCCACACCCAGTCGCTGCACACCAACGCACTGGACGAGGCGCTCGCGCTGCCCACCGACTTCTCCGCCCGGATCGCCCGCAACACCCAGATCCTGCTGCAGCAGGAGTCGGGCACCACCCGGGTCATCGACCCGTGGGGCGGCAGCGCGTACGTCGAGAAGCTGACGTACGACCTGGCGCGGCGGGCCTGGCAGCACATCGAGGAGGTCGAGGCGGCCGGCGGCATGGCCAAGGCCATCGACGCGGGCATCCCCAAGCTGCGCGTGGAGGAGGCCGCCGCCCGCACC contains:
- a CDS encoding TetR/AcrR family transcriptional regulator C-terminal domain-containing protein; the protein is MGLDRTAVVTAALELLDEAGLDKLTMRKVAERLGVQLNTVYWHASSKPRLLELMADTMLEGCADAPLPDPWDDRACTLAHRYRAALLSRRDGARVVAGTYVAEEHTLRFADALTGAFLSGGHSPAEAGWRTWSLVYFTLGLTQEEQAAQGIGGMEPLLRAATAERFPALAAVVGHFGDFEHRFRHGVGLIVRGQEASA
- a CDS encoding FAD-dependent monooxygenase; translated protein: MRQVAGTDFGMRAPRWLSRFGNASRQAARYRDGRILLAGDAAHMHMPMGGQGLNVGLQDAFNLGWKLAAVCQGRAPEGLLDTYHAERHPVGAALLENTQAQTVLGATYTADARALRSVFGRLLAAHPAVNRQFAGELSALDVAYRPAAGEEAGAGGQGGGGHSLAGTRAPDLGLDGAPEPSLYPLLTDGRFVLLHLGPGGDAGHLGPGGDAGRGTADRPGAADARTAAEAIAGSPDRIRAVTARPTTTHDGWAGRSTVLVRPDGHVAWDAALSST
- a CDS encoding helix-turn-helix domain-containing protein, producing the protein MAAGADRSPDAADSPLADRLNYLFTTMHPPGAPYTNAHVAEEISGGEEYGGVSVTEQYLSMLRNGKRTNPSPDVLRALAKFFAVPVGYLLGDLSPSQAERVEEEVRFLVAMRDKRVRSIALRSVGLPPEVQDSLTTIISQFRQQMNLPPEPPGANGAAGADGSGGPDGEATNGRR
- a CDS encoding ImmA/IrrE family metallo-endopeptidase, whose translation is MARRRMAADDPELFSSWRQTGYEGGTGMRVGRIRRQCKQLIKELGLPASTDLPGLCDLVARRVGRPVHLVPMSLGGVVSGMTASTDEDYWIFYELRTSPWHQIHIVLHEIGHLLLGHEQDPAVTEDALRMWTPSVDVTTAMRRLGMTPDFARHHCYDNLTERETEVLGTLLMEHVVPTSPDHGLPLQGRAAELAAALGPALRHVRTDRADHAHGADRTGGADGGVRGEPGGDTGV
- a CDS encoding MAB_1171c family putative transporter; translated protein: MFDLVYLCFGVAAWTMAGYKARAWFRDRANADLGLACVMTAAVANVFLLSAPSVYRWFDGLVGVANLAMVFLYSSVVVFATGALVLLLRWTGSAVRPVVVVAAVAVAWTVAIIGFAVGRPDAVEHPRDFSTAYADAPGVVLFLVLYLAIFGAGLAGLGILCPRYAASLRGSWLARGLRVLAAGCWLGLAYCACKLIGFVFSWAGRELYWLSNGVAPLTASVAALLVLAGFAIPAVGPRASAWRRFRRLRPLWREVTAQAPEVSMGHSGWSGWWPFADLEWRANRQMAEIRDVQRGVRRHVEAGALEIAHVKAGAARLDDWQLAAVVEAAALRRGLLNQAAGHVPESAADSVVMTTGAELVEEHEHLARVADAYHLPIVDEVLAELREGTAAQRR
- a CDS encoding cytochrome P450 family protein, giving the protein MQNTAHAAGTDGPELVDTAPMIEDLYPALATLREVGPVHRIAGTDGRPAWLVTRYEDVRRLLADPRLALDKRHAAPGNYSGFSLPPALDANLLNMDPPDHTRVRRLVVKAFTPGRVERMREPVRRIADELLDAIASDGRADLLTAYAGQLPIIVVCDLLGVPQRDRRDFRAWSDALITPDPARPRAAKEAVGSMLRFYTELIAKKRAEPGDDLLSDLIRVRDDEAGDGDGRLTEDELTSLAFLILLAGYENTVHLIANSVLTLLDHPTVLQKLRADPGGLAGAFDELARYEGPASLAIRRFPLEEIEIGGVTIPAGETVLLSLASAHRDPAQFKNPDDFNPHLGRSGHLALGHGIHYCLGAPLARMEMEIALAALLRRFPGLRLDVPREQLRWRPSIRARGLISLPVAW
- the mutA gene encoding methylmalonyl-CoA mutase small subunit — protein: MTVLPDGLPLADDFPEVTRDQWRHLVEGVLRKTGTSDAVGAEAEEALATALEDGITVQPLYTAEDAPLDAGFPGFAPFVRGGRAEGSAVSGWDVRQRHAHPDPARTNQAILADLENGAGSVWLAAGAAGVPVDALPEALKGVYLDLAPVALDAGADFEDAARALLRLYAGREVPPGAALGNLGADPLGLAARTGRDDGLAGQLAAAADLAGICHRDHPGVTAFAVDALLYHEAGAGAAQELGCSLAAAVAYLRTLTEAGLSVEAACAQLEFRYAATADQFLTIAKLRAARRLWARVAQACGAPSEARAQRQHAVTSPVMMTRRDPWVNMLRTTVATLAAGVGGADAVTVLPFDSAIGLPDDFARRIARNTSTILLEESHLARVIDPAGGSWYVEKLTDDVARAAWAWFQEIERAGGMAAALASGLVRDRLAETWARRGRDLARRKEPITGVSEFPNLAERPVEREPVPEQPSGGLPRVRRDEAYEALRTRADAQLAAEGSRPRIFLAALGPAAAHTARASFAANLFQAGGIEAVHEPATVTAETVAEAFAASGARVACLCSSDKLYEQEAAAVAERLKAAGATRVYLAGRPGTQQDEYERAGVDGYVFAGCDAVEVLSSALNTMGVA
- the scpA gene encoding methylmalonyl-CoA mutase, with the translated sequence MAGAPVEPGKIPDFSAVDLDGPAEGPVPSSGDWAAALQNSVGKGVEDLVWDTPEGIGVKPLYTAEDLQGVDFLGTYPGAAPYLRGPYPTMYVNQPWTIRQYAGFSTAEESNAFYRRNLAAGQKGLSVAFDLPTHRGYDSDHPRVTGDVGMAGVAIDSIYDMRQLFDGIPLDKMSVSMTMNGAVLPVLALYIVAAEEQGVPPEKLAGTIQNDILKEFMVRNTYIYPPQPSMRIISDIFSFTSQRMPRYNSISISGYHIQEAGATADLELAYTLADGVEYLRAGRDAGMDVDAFAPRLSFFWAIGMNFFMEVAKLRAARLLWAKLVKQFDPKNPKSLSLRTHSQTSGWSLTAQDVYNNVARTCVEAMAATQGHTQSLHTNALDEALALPTDFSARIARNTQILLQQESGTTRVIDPWGGSAYVEKLTYDLARRAWQHIEEVEAAGGMAKAIDAGIPKLRVEEAAARTQARIDSGRQPVIGVNKYRVDSDEQIEVLKVDNSAVRTQQIEKLRRLRAERDEAVCQDALRALTAAAESGPGAGLEGNLLALAVDAARAKATVGEISDALEKVYGRHSGQIRTISGVYRDEAGPSSGVNRTRALVEAFEREEGRRPRILVAKMGQDGHDRGQKVIATAFADLGFDVDVGPLFQTPEEVARQAVEADVHIVGVSSLAAGHLTLVPALREQLAEAGREDITIVVGGVIPPHDVQTLHEAGAAAVFLPGTVIPDAAHDLVQKLAADLGHEL